A single Desulfovibrio piger DNA region contains:
- the cysK gene encoding cysteine synthase A, which produces MLTNILQSIGRTPLLRLNALGADLPGTVWLKLENRNPGGSIKDRVAFHVIDKTMEWGDIEAGGTIVEATSGNLGIGIALVAAVRGLHCVLTMPDSMSVERRNLLHALGAELVLTPAAEGMKGAIKVAEALAEERNGLLFGQFSNPLAVEAHYLTTGPEILADSVGHVDVLVAGVGSGSSITGTGRFLKENIPGFKVMAVEPAESPVLSGGQAGQHGIQGIGANFVPAILDRGLLDEIIQVPTAEAMTTARRLMRLQGVCAGISTGANVLAALSVAARPEMRGKNIVTFACDTGERYMSTPLFRQD; this is translated from the coding sequence ATGCTCACCAATATTCTGCAAAGCATCGGCAGAACACCTTTGCTGCGTCTGAACGCCCTCGGCGCAGATCTGCCCGGTACGGTCTGGCTCAAGCTCGAAAACCGCAATCCCGGGGGATCAATCAAGGATCGCGTGGCCTTCCATGTGATCGACAAGACCATGGAGTGGGGCGACATCGAAGCCGGCGGCACCATCGTGGAGGCCACCAGCGGCAATCTGGGCATCGGCATCGCCCTGGTGGCTGCCGTGCGGGGCCTGCACTGCGTGCTGACCATGCCCGACTCCATGAGCGTGGAGCGCCGCAACCTGCTGCATGCCCTGGGCGCGGAACTGGTACTGACCCCGGCCGCCGAAGGCATGAAGGGGGCCATCAAGGTCGCGGAAGCCCTGGCGGAGGAGCGCAACGGCCTGCTGTTCGGGCAGTTCTCCAACCCGCTGGCCGTGGAGGCCCACTACCTCACCACCGGCCCCGAGATCCTGGCCGACAGCGTGGGCCATGTGGACGTGCTGGTGGCCGGCGTGGGTTCCGGTTCGTCCATCACGGGCACGGGCCGCTTTCTCAAGGAGAACATCCCCGGCTTCAAGGTCATGGCCGTGGAACCGGCGGAATCCCCCGTCCTTTCCGGCGGGCAGGCCGGGCAGCACGGCATCCAGGGCATCGGGGCCAATTTCGTGCCTGCCATCCTGGACCGCGGCCTGCTGGACGAGATCATCCAGGTGCCCACGGCAGAGGCCATGACCACGGCACGCCGCCTGATGCGCCTGCAGGGCGTGTGCGCGGGCATCTCCACCGGCGCCAACGTGCTGGCCGCCCTCAGCGTGGCCGCCCGTCCCGAGATGCGGGGCAAGAACATCGTGACCTTTGCCTGCGATACCGGCGAACGCTACATGTCCACGCCCCTGTTCCGCCAGGACTAG
- a CDS encoding nuclear transport factor 2 family protein: MKLFRMFLVLLALSLTFAGAALARADVTELYAEALMTGDVESLDKLLAPNYWHVSANGHIQDKEHFLASIKARKLVIDRIRLSNMRSTVMGDVTLVTANGELKGSATPPLPQGLMRYTLVLNKDGKDTRIVLFQATPVVPSDDCRDGNCAIR, encoded by the coding sequence ATGAAGCTGTTCCGCATGTTCCTTGTTTTGCTGGCCCTGAGCCTGACCTTTGCCGGTGCCGCCCTGGCCCGGGCCGATGTGACCGAGCTGTATGCGGAGGCCCTCATGACCGGTGATGTGGAGTCCCTGGACAAGCTCCTGGCCCCCAATTACTGGCATGTCAGCGCCAATGGCCATATCCAGGACAAGGAACACTTCCTGGCCAGCATCAAGGCCAGGAAGCTGGTCATCGACCGTATCCGCCTCAGCAACATGCGCAGTACCGTCATGGGTGACGTGACCCTGGTCACGGCCAACGGCGAGCTCAAGGGCTCGGCCACGCCCCCCCTGCCCCAGGGCCTGATGCGCTACACCCTGGTCCTGAACAAGGACGGCAAGGACACCCGGATCGTCCTCTTCCAGGCCACGCCCGTGGTCCCTTCGGACGACTGCCGTGACGGCAACTGCGCCATCCGCTGA
- a CDS encoding mandelate racemase/muconate lactonizing enzyme family protein, translating to MTTDLAMAPVRSAEIAVFRAPIEKAVRTSFGIMHDRPAVLLRLEDEDGTHGWGEAWCNFPSCGAEHRARLLETAILPKVIGKAWSSPAALSADVAGQLEVLRLQADEPGPMSQALAALDIALWDLAARRAGRPLHRFLGGRGDGSMPVYASGINHPGIAETIRRTRAEGYRCFKIKIGFSEQSDAANLEEAFATLLPGEELAVDVNQAWTRRQALAGFEKLRHWPLLWIEEPLRCDSPVEDWAALAAAAPHPLAAGENIRSHADFSAAIIRRHLGVIQPDICKWGGLSNCLPVARAVLKAGLRYCPHYLGGGIGLLASAHLLAAAGGDGLLEVDCNPNPLRELLARPFPAVREGRITLSDAAGLGVEPDLDAVENLVTYRAECR from the coding sequence ATGACGACAGATCTGGCAATGGCCCCGGTGCGCTCCGCGGAGATCGCCGTTTTCAGGGCGCCCATCGAAAAAGCCGTCCGCACCTCGTTCGGCATCATGCACGACAGGCCCGCCGTCCTGCTGCGCCTGGAGGACGAGGATGGCACGCACGGCTGGGGCGAGGCCTGGTGCAACTTCCCCTCCTGCGGTGCCGAACACAGGGCCCGCCTGCTGGAGACGGCCATCCTCCCCAAGGTCATCGGCAAAGCCTGGAGCAGCCCGGCGGCCCTCTCCGCGGATGTGGCCGGGCAACTGGAAGTCCTGCGCCTGCAGGCCGACGAACCGGGCCCCATGTCCCAGGCGCTGGCCGCCCTGGACATCGCCCTGTGGGATCTGGCCGCCCGCCGTGCGGGCCGTCCCCTGCACCGTTTCCTGGGCGGCCGCGGTGACGGCTCCATGCCGGTCTACGCCAGCGGCATCAACCACCCCGGCATCGCCGAAACCATCAGGCGCACCCGTGCCGAAGGCTACCGCTGCTTCAAGATCAAGATCGGGTTTTCCGAGCAAAGCGATGCCGCCAACCTCGAAGAGGCCTTCGCCACCCTGCTGCCGGGCGAAGAGCTGGCCGTGGACGTCAACCAGGCCTGGACGCGCCGGCAGGCCCTGGCGGGCTTTGAAAAACTGCGGCACTGGCCGCTGCTCTGGATCGAGGAGCCCCTGCGCTGCGACAGCCCCGTGGAGGACTGGGCGGCCCTGGCCGCCGCGGCGCCCCATCCGCTGGCCGCGGGAGAGAACATCCGCAGCCATGCCGATTTTTCCGCCGCCATCATCCGTCGCCATCTCGGCGTCATCCAGCCGGACATCTGCAAGTGGGGCGGCCTGAGCAACTGCCTGCCGGTGGCCCGGGCCGTGCTCAAGGCGGGCCTGCGCTACTGCCCCCACTATCTCGGCGGCGGCATCGGTCTGCTGGCCTCCGCCCACCTGCTGGCGGCTGCGGGCGGGGACGGCCTGCTGGAAGTGGACTGCAACCCCAACCCCCTGCGCGAACTGCTGGCCCGTCCCTTCCCGGCCGTGCGGGAAGGCCGCATCACCCTTTCCGATGCGGCGGGGCTCGGCGTGGAACCCGATCTGGATGCTGTGGAGAACCTTGTGACCTACCGGGCCGAATGCCGCTGA
- a CDS encoding TAXI family TRAP transporter solute-binding subunit, with protein sequence MKRFLTCLCLVVMSLALCSGLAGAAEKVRINLLSTPFGTGSYVLGTALENIVNKGDYPILISHAETPGQAFNVNKLNADAAARKNTVGTASKGINWLAAQGKKPFPAKRTPLLLIGSYTYTATWLVTADDAIKSISDLRGRRIAMGRIPQAIWGYEPDALLRCGYSDDFYKSLSIQYVGTGEAATALVNGQVDAATIGGYMDPVSGKFSPAPQTVEVIASGRDLHHLDWTEDAVKKTAARDIPLIPFSVPAHSVEGQTAPIFIGADTHGLFAHPDFPEEYAYILAKAMIENIDAFAQYHALGALMSREGLIKGWSPEQIHPGALRAYKEAGLL encoded by the coding sequence ATGAAGCGTTTTCTTACCTGCCTTTGTCTCGTCGTCATGTCCCTGGCCCTGTGTTCCGGCCTGGCCGGAGCCGCCGAAAAAGTCAGGATCAACCTGTTGAGCACGCCTTTCGGCACCGGGAGCTACGTGCTGGGCACGGCCCTGGAGAACATCGTCAACAAGGGGGACTACCCCATCCTCATCTCGCATGCGGAAACGCCCGGCCAGGCCTTCAACGTCAACAAGCTCAATGCCGATGCGGCCGCCCGCAAGAACACCGTGGGCACGGCCTCCAAGGGCATCAACTGGCTGGCCGCCCAGGGCAAGAAGCCCTTCCCGGCCAAGCGTACCCCGCTGCTGCTCATCGGCAGCTACACCTATACGGCCACCTGGCTCGTCACCGCGGACGACGCCATCAAATCCATCAGCGACCTGCGCGGCAGGCGCATCGCCATGGGCCGCATCCCCCAGGCCATCTGGGGCTACGAGCCCGACGCCCTGCTGCGCTGCGGCTATTCCGACGATTTTTACAAGAGCCTGTCCATCCAGTATGTGGGCACGGGCGAAGCCGCCACGGCCCTGGTCAACGGCCAGGTGGACGCCGCCACCATCGGCGGCTACATGGACCCTGTCAGCGGCAAGTTCTCTCCCGCGCCCCAGACCGTGGAAGTGATCGCCTCCGGGCGCGACCTGCACCACCTCGACTGGACGGAAGACGCCGTCAAAAAGACCGCCGCCAGGGACATCCCGCTGATCCCCTTCAGCGTGCCCGCCCATTCCGTGGAAGGGCAGACCGCCCCCATCTTCATCGGGGCCGATACCCACGGCCTGTTCGCCCATCCCGACTTCCCCGAAGAATACGCCTACATCCTGGCCAAGGCCATGATCGAGAACATCGACGCCTTTGCCCAGTACCACGCCCTGGGCGCCCTGATGAGCCGTGAAGGCCTCATCAAGGGCTGGAGCCCCGAGCAGATCCACCCCGGCGCCCTGCGCGCCTACAAGGAAGCGGGCCTGCTGTAA
- a CDS encoding TRAP transporter permease, with protein MIFRGGALAMVLYHAVASQYLYFSQWEHQTIHFSFLFLLIFMSYARKTSSKAVKFLLYACMLVTLACCAYVYLNTEELEMSQGFPTQAAVIVGICLMLGTALCTWLSWGLPLLIVAVVFVAYFFLGHMLSGPLHHPVFSFDYVVSMLSVGLSGLYGLFMSISADQVFLFVVFGSLLGIFKVEGLLMEAGKILGRRLRGGAGLTAVFSNSLIGMVSGAPVANVAITGPFVLPYMNRSGYNVDEAGGILACSATGSQLMPPVMGAAAFMMATFIGQPYAVVMLAAILPAVLFYFAVAMGVQFLSVRKDLKTVQLDVDWGLIRRRVFIFIIPIGLIFAMLLLRYSPANTAFWASIVTLVAGFAVKDTRPAWKELIQSLVSGAVTGAKIGISLALIGMVAQTLISTGLGSKLASLIHMLAGGHLFIALVVTMIVSLILGCAVPPAAAYALCAIIIIPTLTPMGVALLPAHMFCFYFSIIAAVTPPVGLASLAATGISGGNYAITSVHGFRLSLSGFILPFLIVYNPLFSLDFSNPAWSVCSLLCILAGLLSLDALLYGAMVRIFGPVDYLVSLLVCAVSFWLTVYGGGLAAPLLLGLTAAVLALLTGHVIWQRRTA; from the coding sequence ATGATTTTTCGTGGCGGCGCTCTGGCTATGGTGCTTTACCACGCCGTTGCCTCCCAGTACCTGTATTTTTCGCAGTGGGAACACCAGACCATCCACTTTTCCTTCCTCTTCCTGCTGATCTTCATGAGCTACGCACGCAAGACGTCCAGCAAGGCCGTCAAGTTCCTGCTGTATGCCTGCATGCTCGTGACCCTTGCCTGCTGCGCCTACGTCTACCTGAATACGGAAGAACTGGAGATGTCCCAGGGCTTCCCCACCCAGGCGGCCGTCATCGTCGGCATCTGCCTCATGCTGGGCACGGCCCTGTGCACCTGGCTGAGCTGGGGCCTGCCGCTGCTCATCGTGGCCGTGGTCTTCGTGGCCTATTTCTTCCTCGGGCACATGCTCAGCGGCCCGCTCCATCACCCTGTCTTTTCCTTTGATTATGTGGTCTCCATGCTCAGTGTGGGCCTGTCCGGGCTGTATGGCCTGTTCATGTCCATCAGCGCCGACCAGGTCTTCCTGTTCGTGGTCTTCGGCTCGCTGCTGGGCATCTTCAAGGTGGAAGGCCTGCTCATGGAAGCCGGCAAGATCCTGGGGCGCCGCCTGCGCGGCGGGGCCGGGCTCACGGCCGTGTTCTCCAACTCCCTCATCGGCATGGTCTCCGGCGCTCCCGTGGCCAATGTGGCCATCACGGGCCCTTTCGTGCTGCCGTACATGAACCGCTCCGGCTACAACGTGGATGAAGCCGGCGGCATCCTGGCCTGTTCGGCCACGGGCAGCCAGCTCATGCCCCCGGTCATGGGCGCGGCCGCCTTCATGATGGCGACCTTCATCGGCCAGCCCTATGCGGTGGTCATGCTGGCGGCCATCCTGCCCGCCGTGCTCTTTTATTTTGCCGTGGCCATGGGCGTGCAGTTCCTTTCCGTACGCAAGGACCTGAAGACCGTCCAGCTGGATGTGGACTGGGGCCTGATCCGCCGCCGCGTGTTCATCTTCATCATCCCCATCGGCCTGATCTTCGCCATGCTCCTGCTGCGCTACAGCCCGGCCAATACCGCCTTCTGGGCCAGCATCGTGACCCTGGTGGCGGGCTTTGCCGTCAAGGACACCCGCCCCGCCTGGAAGGAGCTCATCCAGTCGCTGGTCAGCGGCGCCGTCACAGGGGCCAAGATCGGCATCTCCCTGGCGCTCATCGGCATGGTGGCCCAGACGCTCATCTCCACCGGCCTCGGCAGCAAGCTGGCCAGCCTCATCCACATGCTGGCGGGCGGGCACCTGTTCATCGCCCTGGTGGTGACCATGATCGTCTCGCTCATCCTGGGCTGTGCCGTGCCTCCGGCGGCTGCCTACGCCCTGTGCGCCATCATCATCATTCCCACCCTGACCCCCATGGGCGTGGCCCTGCTGCCGGCACATATGTTCTGTTTCTACTTCTCCATCATCGCAGCGGTCACGCCCCCGGTGGGTCTTGCCTCCCTGGCGGCCACGGGCATTTCCGGCGGCAATTACGCCATCACCAGCGTCCACGGCTTCCGCCTGTCGCTGAGCGGCTTCATCCTGCCCTTCCTGATCGTGTACAATCCCCTGTTCTCCCTTGACTTCAGCAACCCGGCCTGGTCCGTCTGCTCCCTGCTGTGCATCCTGGCAGGCCTGCTGAGCCTGGATGCCCTGCTCTACGGCGCCATGGTGCGGATCTTCGGGCCCGTGGACTACCTCGTGTCCCTGCTGGTCTGCGCGGTCTCCTTCTGGCTGACCGTCTACGGCGGCGGCCTGGCCGCCCCCCTGCTGCTGGGCCTGACGGCGGCCGTACTGGCCCTGCTGACGGGCCATGTCATCTGGCAGCGCCGGACGGCATAG
- a CDS encoding GntR family transcriptional regulator, whose protein sequence is MKNASCLDTTLPPIRFRHPGPPLYQQLADQLRQAILDKGLHPGEKLPTLQQMATLCGVARVTARQAVQLLVSEGYLEARQGRGTHVARQLPLRPCTSMRTSWSALVKRIEGASVELLAAAEVTACPLLTGEQKGLPAACYQYMKRVHIKDGVRFAFIDLYLDKDIYDLAPERFDATTVIPVMDELGVDVATARQILTIGIASPEAAHHLGIACGMPVAQVERFACDKSGKVVYAASMVHPGDRVRFEIDLVR, encoded by the coding sequence ATGAAGAATGCATCCTGTCTCGACACTACGCTGCCTCCCATCCGGTTCCGCCACCCCGGCCCGCCGCTCTATCAGCAGCTGGCCGACCAGCTGCGTCAGGCGATCCTGGACAAGGGCCTGCACCCCGGCGAGAAGCTGCCGACCCTGCAGCAGATGGCCACCCTGTGCGGTGTGGCCCGCGTGACGGCCCGCCAGGCCGTGCAGCTTCTGGTCAGCGAAGGCTATCTGGAGGCCCGCCAGGGGCGCGGCACGCATGTGGCCCGGCAATTGCCCCTGCGCCCCTGCACCAGCATGCGGACGTCCTGGAGCGCCCTTGTCAAGCGCATCGAAGGGGCCAGTGTGGAACTGCTGGCGGCGGCCGAAGTGACGGCCTGTCCGCTGCTCACCGGTGAGCAGAAAGGGCTCCCCGCGGCCTGCTACCAGTACATGAAGCGCGTCCACATCAAGGACGGCGTGCGCTTTGCCTTCATCGACCTCTATCTGGACAAGGACATCTACGACCTGGCCCCGGAGCGCTTTGACGCCACGACGGTCATCCCCGTCATGGACGAGCTGGGCGTCGATGTGGCCACGGCCCGGCAGATCCTGACCATCGGCATCGCCTCGCCCGAAGCGGCCCACCATCTGGGCATCGCCTGCGGCATGCCCGTGGCCCAGGTGGAGCGCTTTGCCTGCGATAAAAGCGGCAAGGTGGTCTATGCCGCCAGCATGGTGCACCCCGGTGACAGGGTGCGGTTCGAGATAGACCTTGTCCGCTGA
- a CDS encoding TOBE domain-containing protein yields METSARNTFWGTISSVRPGAVNDEIELTMPSGTKLVASITKASTQRLGLVEGKEACALVKASMVILMNDADQYILSTRNQFCGTVKSVTPGAVNGEVVLDLGTDGEMTSIITMGSINKLGLAAGSKVTAIVKATNVIMAVKK; encoded by the coding sequence ATGGAAACCAGCGCTCGCAATACGTTCTGGGGCACCATCAGCTCTGTGCGCCCCGGTGCCGTCAATGATGAGATCGAACTGACCATGCCCTCCGGCACCAAACTGGTGGCCTCCATCACCAAGGCCAGCACCCAGCGCCTGGGCCTGGTCGAAGGCAAGGAAGCCTGCGCCCTGGTCAAGGCCAGCATGGTCATCCTGATGAACGATGCCGACCAGTACATCCTCTCCACCCGCAACCAGTTCTGCGGTACCGTGAAGAGCGTGACCCCCGGCGCCGTCAACGGCGAAGTGGTGCTGGACCTGGGCACCGACGGCGAGATGACCTCCATCATCACCATGGGCAGCATCAACAAGCTGGGCCTGGCCGCAGGCAGCAAGGTGACCGCCATCGTCAAGGCCACCAACGTGATCATGGCCGTCAAGAAGTAG
- a CDS encoding FAD/NAD(P)-binding protein, which yields MLREITPRPQQAGNPYKPMLATVVETIQETGNIKTLRVVLDDPEQMAAFTYEPGQVGQLSVFGAGESTFVINTPPSQKEYLQFSVMQAGEVTSAIHRLNPGDKVGVRAPLGNFFPYNDWKGKNIFFVGGGIGMAPIRTIMLHVLEHKADYGKVSLLYGARSPRDMAFSYELDGWLANPDLDCTLCIDNPYEGWPHKVGLIPNVLTELNPSPDNCVAVLCGPPIMIKFTLQALEKLGFQPENIVTTLEKRMKCGIGICGRCNIGSHYVCVDGPVFTMAQLKELPPEL from the coding sequence ATGCTGCGCGAGATCACGCCCCGTCCCCAGCAGGCGGGCAACCCGTACAAGCCCATGCTGGCCACGGTGGTGGAGACCATCCAGGAGACCGGCAACATCAAGACCCTGCGCGTGGTCCTGGACGATCCCGAGCAGATGGCCGCCTTCACCTATGAGCCCGGCCAGGTGGGCCAGCTTTCGGTGTTCGGTGCCGGTGAATCCACCTTCGTCATCAACACCCCGCCCTCGCAGAAGGAGTACCTGCAGTTCTCCGTCATGCAGGCCGGTGAAGTGACTTCCGCCATCCACCGCCTGAACCCCGGCGACAAGGTGGGCGTGCGCGCTCCCCTGGGCAACTTCTTCCCCTACAACGACTGGAAGGGGAAGAACATCTTCTTCGTGGGCGGCGGTATCGGCATGGCCCCCATCCGCACCATCATGCTGCATGTGCTGGAGCACAAGGCCGATTACGGCAAGGTGAGCCTGCTCTACGGCGCCCGTTCGCCGCGCGACATGGCCTTCAGCTACGAGCTGGACGGCTGGCTGGCCAATCCCGACCTGGATTGCACGCTCTGCATCGACAATCCCTACGAAGGCTGGCCGCACAAGGTGGGCCTGATCCCCAACGTGCTGACCGAGCTGAACCCCAGCCCGGACAACTGTGTGGCCGTGCTCTGCGGCCCGCCCATCATGATCAAGTTCACCCTGCAGGCCCTGGAAAAACTGGGCTTCCAGCCCGAGAACATCGTGACCACGCTGGAAAAGCGCATGAAGTGCGGCATCGGCATCTGCGGCCGCTGCAACATCGGCAGCCACTATGTCTGCGTGGACGGCCCGGTGTTCACCATGGCCCAGCTCAAGGAACTGCCGCCTGAACTGTAG
- a CDS encoding 4Fe-4S dicluster domain-containing protein: MSITRFVTADGLPAFLAHLSKSARVLAPVEKPGNKTAVVFEPWKEGKPFTLSKATVPAKEAVLPQCEVLVRYSKTKDPNDPGKCTMTLDDTPQAEPTVVFGSRPCDARGYVTLDRPYLHGPFADPYYKARRDQLTVITLTCPSGCSTCFCHWVGGGPTSPEGSDVLMTEVEGGYVLQAMTDKGAALLEGSSLADGADRFADAEAARKAAWASLDKAPSLAEAPAKVAARFEDVEFWQQETDRCLSCGACTYFCPTCYCFNITDEGDGLNGREGRRLRTWDNCMSPLFTREASGHNPRTAKALRMRNRVSHKFATYPENWGAFSCNGCGRCVSNCPVHLDIRAIVLDAINK, encoded by the coding sequence ATGAGCATAACCCGTTTCGTCACCGCTGACGGCCTGCCCGCCTTTCTGGCTCACCTCTCCAAGAGCGCCCGCGTGCTGGCCCCGGTAGAAAAGCCGGGCAACAAGACCGCGGTCGTGTTCGAGCCCTGGAAGGAAGGCAAGCCCTTCACCCTGTCCAAGGCCACCGTGCCCGCCAAGGAAGCCGTGCTGCCCCAGTGCGAAGTGCTGGTGCGCTACAGCAAGACCAAGGATCCCAATGATCCGGGCAAATGCACCATGACCCTGGACGATACGCCGCAGGCCGAGCCCACCGTGGTCTTCGGCAGCCGTCCCTGTGACGCCCGCGGCTATGTGACCCTGGACCGGCCCTACCTGCACGGCCCCTTCGCGGACCCGTACTACAAGGCCCGTCGTGACCAGCTCACCGTCATCACCCTGACCTGCCCCAGCGGCTGCAGCACCTGCTTCTGCCACTGGGTGGGCGGCGGTCCCACCTCGCCGGAAGGTTCCGACGTGCTGATGACCGAAGTGGAAGGCGGCTATGTGCTGCAGGCCATGACCGACAAGGGCGCGGCCCTGCTGGAAGGCAGCAGCCTGGCCGACGGCGCCGACCGCTTTGCCGATGCCGAGGCCGCCCGCAAGGCCGCCTGGGCCAGCCTGGACAAGGCGCCCAGCCTGGCCGAAGCTCCGGCCAAGGTGGCCGCCCGCTTCGAGGATGTGGAGTTCTGGCAGCAGGAGACCGACCGCTGTCTGTCCTGCGGGGCCTGTACCTACTTCTGCCCCACCTGCTACTGCTTCAACATCACCGACGAAGGCGACGGCCTCAACGGCCGTGAGGGCCGCCGTCTGCGTACCTGGGACAACTGCATGTCGCCCCTGTTCACGCGTGAGGCCAGCGGGCACAACCCCCGCACGGCCAAGGCCCTGCGCATGCGCAACCGCGTGTCGCACAAGTTCGCCACCTATCCCGAGAACTGGGGCGCCTTCTCCTGCAACGGCTGCGGCCGCTGCGTGAGCAACTGCCCCGTGCATCTGGATATCCGCGCCATCGTGCTCGATGCCATCAACAAGTAG
- a CDS encoding hydrogenase iron-sulfur subunit → MPVLNGKELRIVGFLCNWCSYGGADTAGVARATQPTDLRIIRVPCSGRIDPLFIVRALLNGADGVLVSGCHPRDCHYSAGNYYARRRLEVLKQFLPVLGIDDRRFEYTWVSASEGQRWQHVVTTFTDRIHKLGPAPRFEDPEPLLKVVDMALTSLRPLGTGQNAKLDELKAAIKAKLPELDCVIGWQQGYDAVHTVPLFMRTPEDVDKLVWGPFNVNNPATYLPSLKGRKVGIVVKGCDSRSVVELLQENLINRDDVTIFAMPCEGTLDMARVDKELGRYNGIDSVVYDEAGVTVTADGKEHRFCMTECAQGKCYGCTMPTAQLADTLAGAPTTVEGTPGTPPELALLDSMTLPERMAFWRGQMERCLRCYACRNACPMCVCRDYCVAESRDPHWMTQEDSVREKLYFQTIHALHLAGRCTGCGECQRACPVGIPILALRQQIGRAVSQLFDGYKAGMDPEAVPPLLGYELEEKNIHEREWK, encoded by the coding sequence ATGCCAGTGCTGAATGGCAAAGAACTGCGGATCGTAGGCTTTCTTTGCAACTGGTGTTCCTACGGCGGTGCCGACACCGCCGGGGTCGCCCGTGCCACCCAGCCCACCGACCTGCGTATCATCCGTGTCCCCTGTTCGGGCCGCATCGACCCGCTGTTTATCGTGCGCGCCCTGCTCAACGGCGCGGACGGCGTGCTGGTGTCGGGCTGCCACCCGCGTGACTGCCACTATTCCGCCGGCAACTACTATGCCCGCCGCCGTCTGGAAGTGCTCAAGCAGTTCCTGCCCGTGCTGGGCATCGACGACCGCCGCTTCGAGTACACCTGGGTCTCGGCTTCCGAAGGCCAGCGCTGGCAGCATGTAGTGACCACCTTCACCGACCGCATCCACAAGCTGGGCCCCGCGCCCCGCTTCGAGGATCCCGAGCCGCTGCTCAAGGTGGTGGACATGGCCCTCACGTCCCTGCGTCCGCTGGGCACCGGCCAGAACGCCAAGCTGGACGAGCTCAAGGCCGCCATCAAGGCCAAGCTGCCCGAACTGGACTGCGTCATCGGCTGGCAGCAGGGCTACGACGCCGTGCATACGGTGCCGCTGTTCATGCGCACGCCCGAAGACGTGGACAAGCTGGTCTGGGGCCCCTTCAACGTCAACAATCCGGCCACCTACCTGCCCAGCCTCAAGGGCAGGAAGGTGGGCATCGTGGTCAAGGGCTGCGACTCCCGCTCCGTGGTGGAACTGCTGCAGGAAAACCTCATCAACCGCGACGACGTGACCATCTTCGCCATGCCCTGCGAAGGCACCCTGGACATGGCCCGCGTGGACAAGGAACTGGGCCGCTACAACGGGATCGACAGCGTGGTCTATGACGAGGCCGGTGTGACCGTCACCGCCGACGGCAAGGAACACCGCTTCTGCATGACCGAATGCGCCCAGGGCAAATGCTACGGCTGCACCATGCCCACGGCCCAGCTGGCCGACACCCTGGCCGGTGCGCCCACCACGGTGGAAGGCACCCCCGGCACGCCGCCCGAGCTGGCCCTGCTGGATTCCATGACCCTGCCCGAACGCATGGCCTTCTGGCGCGGCCAGATGGAACGCTGCCTGCGCTGCTACGCCTGCCGCAACGCCTGTCCCATGTGCGTGTGCCGCGACTACTGCGTGGCCGAGAGCCGTGATCCCCACTGGATGACCCAGGAAGACAGCGTGCGCGAAAAACTGTACTTCCAGACCATCCACGCCCTGCACCTGGCCGGCCGCTGCACCGGTTGCGGCGAATGCCAGCGGGCCTGCCCCGTGGGCATCCCGATCCTGGCCCTGCGCCAGCAGATCGGTCGTGCCGTGAGCCAGCTCTTCGACGGCTACAAGGCCGGCATGGACCCCGAGGCCGTGCCGCCGCTGCTGGGCTATGAGCTGGAAGAAAAGAACATCCATGAGAGGGAGTGGAAATGA